Proteins from a single region of Primulina tabacum isolate GXHZ01 chromosome 5, ASM2559414v2, whole genome shotgun sequence:
- the LOC142547814 gene encoding uncharacterized protein LOC142547814, with translation MERKQGFFSALRGEVVRGLSPGRSREVRSPSASGSGLRRTRRGSSNAGPPELLISRWASSRPGVDTLSPLREGPDMNGSDSGEQRSDRWAHWLCRVPSVSASGLGFSRSDLRLLLGVLGAPLAPVHVSNNDPLPHLCIKDTPIETSSAQYILQQYLAASGGQKVQNSVQNAYAMGKVKMLASDIETATKVIKRRNSAKAAESGGFVLWQMNPDMWYVELALGGSKVHAGCNGKLVWRHTPWLGAHAAKGPVRPLRRAIQGLDPRTTANMFASARCTGEKKIMGEDCFILKLSADPHTLKARSEGPAEIIRHVLFGYFSQKTGLLVHLEDSHLTRIETNGSDPIYWETTINSFLDDYRPVEGIMISHSGRSVVTLFRFGETAMSHTKTRMEESWTIEEVAFNVPGLSLDCFIPPAELRLGSVSKLPREGRVKTAVAAAYRSKVSALGKSNDANNVVARMNM, from the exons ATGGAGCGAAAGCAGGGATTTTTCTCGGCTTTGAGGGGAGAAGTGGTTCGGGGTCTGTCACCGGGTCGGTCGAGGGAGGTTCGGAGTCCGTCTGCTTCGGGTTCGGGTCTGCGCAGGACGAGGAGAGGCAGCAGCAATGCGGGTCCGCCGGAACTGTTGATATCGAGATGGGCGAGTTCGAGGCCTGGGGTTGACACGCTTTCGCCTCTAAGGGAGGGTCCGGATATGAACGGGTCGGATTCTGGGGAACAGAGAAGTGACAGATGGGCGCATTGGCTTTGTCGGGTTCCTTCCGTTTCGGCGTCCGGGCTGGGTTTCTCGAGGTCCGATCTGAGGTTGCTACTCGGCGTGCTGGGTGCGCCGCTTGCTCCAGTGCACGTCAGCAATAACGACCCTTTGCCTCACCTCTGTATTAAAGACACCCCCATT GAAACTTCTTCTGCGCAATATATATTGCAGCAATATTTAGCAGCATCTGGAGGGCAGAAGGTTCAAAACTCAGTTCAGAATGCCTATGCAATGGGAAAGGTCAAAATGTTGGCATCTGATATAGAGACTGCTACAAAGGTCATCAAGAGAAGGAACTCTGCAAAGGCAGCTGAGTCAGGGGGATTCGTGCTTTGGCAGATGAATCCGGACATGTGGTATGTGGAGCTTGCTCTTGGTGGCAGCAAGGTTCATGCAGGTTGTAATGGGAAGCTCGTGTGGCGACACACTCCATGGCTTGGTGCGCATGCGGCTAAAGGGCCGGTTAGACCTCTGCGTCGAGCCATTCAG GGTCTCGACCCAAGGACGACAGCAAACATGTTTGCCAGTGCAAGATGCACTGGAGAGAAGAAAATCATGGGCGAGGATTGCTTCATTCTCAAACTTTCTGCTGATCCCCATACATTGAAAGCAAGGAGTGAAGGACCTGCAGAGATCATTAGGCATGTTTTGTTCGGCTACTTCAGCCAGAAGACAGGTCTCCTTGTGCATCTAGAAGATTCCCATTTGACCCGTATCGAAACCAATGGAAGCGACCCGATTTATTGGGAGACTACTATAAATTCTTTTCTTGATGACTATAGGCCTGTCGAGGGAATCATGATCTCTCACTCAGGTCGATCAGTAGTTACGCTTTTCAGGTTCGGAGAAACGGCAATGAGCCACACAAAGACTAGAATGGAAGAATCATGGACTATTGAAGAAGTGGCATTCAACGTGCCGGGGTTATCCCTAGACTGTTTCATTCCTCCTGCTGAACTAAGATTAGGTTCCGTCAGCAAGCTTCCTCGTGAAGGTAGAGTCAAGACTGCTGTGGCTGCAGCATACCGATCAAAAGTTTCTGCATTGGGGAAATCAAATGATGCCAATAATGTTGTGGCAAGAATGAACATGTAA
- the LOC142544504 gene encoding uncharacterized protein LOC142544504, which yields MTTEQSCTKSCCLFCILKEQDSTIRKSAIKEYLKGILFLDSEVLILVVSSLWNIAMTQPNDQELPSLGVFECMAGLIRKALHDRTWLLTHQNIYIPYYAAHIIGSFTMNEVKSAVRAVDSGVIPPLLELLRGKMSWVEQRVAVRALGHLASYEMTFEAIKAYEDEMVKLAMCLASSCLEVVYNRFVGVKARKRRARYHINLLTRGVGGVEMENQKAEEWASQLQCWSIHLLNCFAIKGRSLNLICKQEFLKDLYEMWGGLVNQSSPAGVGLIRILCYSELGRESISEWRHVIENLCHLSRSSDDWQYMGIDCLLLLLKDPKTRHKVFDIAASYLIDLIELRNLGNRPNVGETITRALLSNFKHHQNSEIKNPTLQKAIKELWILKAYKRKQEQNMSSENLEEKRVKVNVLKQEGNRMFFLGQIEEAKLKYTEALEFCRLMHRNDRVALHSNRAQCSLLLRNPDSAISDATRALCICSPPNTHAKSLWYRSQAYDMKGMAKESLLDCITFINLCIKMNVENHLKIPYYALRMISKQMDLTWIFRAARLKALSTCPQVKNQENKGKMCVQLRNKSSISGLSTILEDQPFPGKDGRERKKIEKAKGRNKLIISS from the exons ATGACTACTGAACAATCTTGCACCAAATCTTGTTGCTTGTTTTGCATCTTGAAGGAGCAAGATTCAACAATCAGAAAATCTGCAATAAAAGAATACCTAAAAGGAATACTTTTTCTTGATTCTGAAGTACTTATTCTTGTTGTAAGCTCACTATGGAACATCGCTATGACTCAGCCAAATGATCAAGAACTTCCATCTCTTGGTGTCTTTGAATGCATGGCTGGTTTGATAAGAAAAGCTCTCCATGATAGAACGTGGCTACTTACACATCAGAATATATACATCCCATATTATGCAGCTCATATTATTGGCTCATTTACTATGAACGAAGTCAAATCCGCGGTAAGAGCTGTCGACTCAGGAGTGATTCCACCATTGTTAGAGCTCTTGAGAGGAAAAATGAGTTGGGTAGAGCAAAGAGTTGCTGTTCGAGCTCTCGGTCATCTTGCTAGCTACGAAATGACGTTTGAAGCCATTAAGGCATATGAAGATGAAATGGTTAAATTAGCCATGTGTTTAGCTTCATCCTGCCTGGAAGTGGTCTATAACAGGTTTGTGGGAGTGAAGGCTAGGAAAAGGAGAGCGAGGTATCACATCAACTTACTTACACGAGGTGTTGGAGGGGTCGAAATGGAGAACCAAAAAGCGGAGGAGTGGGCCAGCCAACTTCAGTGTTGGAGTATACATCTTTTGAACTGTTTTGCAATAAAGGGAAGATCTTTGAATCTCATTTGCAAGCAAGAGTTCTTGAAGGATTTGTATGAAATGTGGGGTGGATTAGTAAATCAATCATCACCTGCCGGAGTTGGACTTATAAGAATTCTATGTTACAGTGAACTTGGAAGAGAAAGCATATCGGAATGGAGACATGTTATCGAGAATTTATGTCATCTTTCGAGATCTTCCGATGATTGGCAGTACATGGGAATTGATTGTCTTCTATTACTCCTTAAAGATCCAAAGACAAGGCATAAAGTTTTTGACATTGCTGCATCGTACCTCATCGATTTGATTGAGCTTAGGAATCTTGGAAACAGGCCAAATGTTGGTGAGACGATCACAAGGGCACTTCTCAGTAACTTTAAGCACCACCAAAACTCAGAAATCAAGAATCCTACTCTCCAAAAAGCCATAAAAGAGTTATGGATTTTGAAGGCATATAAGAGAAAACAAGAGCAAAACATGTCTAGTGAGAACCTTGAAGAAAAAAGGGTAAAGGTAAACGTATTAAAACAAGAAGGAAACAGAATGTTTTTCTTAGGACAGATCGAGGAAGCCAAGTTGAAATACACCGAGGCTCTAGAATTTTGCCGATTAATGCATAGAAATGATAGAGTTGCATTGCATAGCAATAGGGCGCAATGCAGTTTGCTGCTAAGAAATCCAGATTCCGCCATAAGTGATGCAACTCGAGCTCTTTGCATTTGTAGCCCTCCAAATACTCATGCCAAAAGCCTTTGGTATAGATCACAAGCCTATGACATGAAAGGAATGGCCAAAGAGAGCCTGTTAGATTGCATCACTTTCATCAATCTTTGCATCAAGATGAACGTAGAAAATCACTTAAAAATTCCATATTACGCACTCCGAATGATCAGCAAGCAGATGGATTTGACGtggatatttagagctgctcgGCTCAAGGCACTGAGTACTTGTCCTCAAGttaaaaatcaagaaaacaagggAAAAATGTGTGTCCAACTACGAAACAAGAGCTCCATATCAG GCCTGTCAACGATTTTAGAAGATCAGCCATTTCCTGGAAAAGATGGCCGTGAAAGGAAGAAGATTGAAAAGGCTAAAGGAAGAAACAAACTGATCATCTCTAGCTAG